The genomic DNA TCAGTTGCAGGACATAGGTTGCCCCGTCTGACGGGAAGACCACCGTCTGCTGTGCGACGAACTTCGTCTTGCCGTCGGAAACCCAGGTACCGGCGATCCGGTAGGCGGGGTAGTTGCGCACCTTGGTTTCGGTCCCGGGGCCCGACGGCGTGAAGCCCGGCAGGTTCTGAATTTCTCCGGGAGCGGTGGCCATCAGCGCCTTGGCGTCGACGTCACCGGTCAGCTTCGACAGCAGCGCGACCACGCTGGGCGCATAGTTCGCCGCGTCGACCGGTCCGGTGTAGATGATCGAGTCGTAGGCCCACGGCGGGTTGTCATCACCGGAGGCTCGCCAGCCATCGGGCTTGGGTAGGTCGACCTTCGGTTCGCCCGGATCGGTGCGGTGCACCTGCTGTTCGGTGATCTTGTGGTCTTTGATGTAGCTGGCGATCGTCGGGTTGGGGCCGTCGGCGGCCGGCTTGTTGCCCGCGTCCGCCGCGGTCGGCGCGGCGCTTGTCGCGGTGTCGGACGACGCGCTCGCGTCTTTGCCGGAGTCGCATCCGGCCAGCACCACAGACAGTGCGGTCGCTGCCGCGACGAGGCCGGTGATCGCGGACGTTCTCATAGGGCCGAGACTAATCGACAACGCTCGCGGTGATCCTGTGAGCCGGACGGGGACCAACTCGAAACCGGCTCTAGCGTGGGCATTAGCTGTGGCATTACTGTGTGCCAGTGGCAAACGCGCAGAAACCACCGCCCGGCTGGCTCATCGACGGCATCGGCCGGGTCCGTGACGGACTGGGCCAGTTGCGCCGGTCCGTCGTCCCGGCGAACGTCGCACTCTTCGAGCTGGGCCAGGGTGCCTGGCTGACCCAGGCCATGTACGTCGGCGCCAAGCTGGGCATCTTCGACGCCCTGGCCGCCGGCCCCGCGTCGGCGGACGACATCGCCCGCCGGGTGGGTTCGCACCCCGAGGCCACCGCCCGGCTCATGCGGGCGTTGGCCGCGAATTCGCTGCTCAAGCGGGAGCGCGATGGCCGGTTCGCGCTGAGCCGGCTGGGACAGGCCCTGCGGTCCGATGCGCCGGGCTCGCTGGCACCGATGCTGCTGTTCATCGGCCACCCCAAGCACTGGGAACACTGGGGTCAGTTGCTGTACTCGGTGCAGACCGGTAAGACGTCCGCGGAGATGCTCCGGGGCATGCCGATCTTCGAATACCTGGAGAACGATCGCGACCTCGCCGACGTGTTCAACAACGCCATGACCGCGGTGTCGGCCATGGCGATCGAAACTCTCATGCCCGCATACGATTTCAGTCGTTTCAAGAACATCGTCGACGTCGGCGGCGGCCACGGCGCGCTGCTGAGTGCGGTGCTGCAGCAGGCCACCGACGCTCAGGGCGTGCTGTTCGATCTGCCGTCGGTCGTCGCGGGCGCGGGCCCGGTGCTCAAGGCGGCCGGTGTGTCGGACCGCGTGACCGTCACGGGTGGCTCGTTCTTCGATGCCGTGCCCGAAGGCGGGGATGCGTATCTGCTGAAGACGATCATCCACGACTGGGATGAGGACAGCGCACTGGTGATCCTGCGGAACGTCCGCAAGGCGATCGACCCCGATGGCACCCTGGCCCTCGTCGAACTGGTGCTGCCGGAAGGCACGCCCAGCCATCCCGGCATGCTGCTCGACCTGGAGATGCTGGTCGCCGCCGGCGGCCGGGAGCGTACCGGTTCGGAATACGCGGACCTGTTGGCACGCGCCGGCTTTCGGCAGACCCGGGTGGTCCAGACGGCGGGCCCGATGTCACTCGTCGAGGCTGTCCCGGTCCACGACTAGCGGGCGATCGCGAAAACCGGGTCGGCGCAGTCGGTGCCCTCGGCGGACAACTGCCGCTTGATGACCTTGAAGGTCTCGGTCCGCGGCAGCGTCGTGGCGACGCGGATGAACCGGGGCCACTGCTTGGGACCCAGATCCTCCTGGGCGGCAAGGAAGGCGCTGAAGTCGTCCGCGGAGAACTCCGCGTGGTCGAGGAGGACGAGTGCCGACATCACCTGGTCGCCGACGGCGGGATCGGGTATCGCGTAGACGGCTGCCTCGACCACGTCAGGGTGCCGCAGCAGCACCTGCTCGATGGGTGCGGTACCGAGGTTCTCGCCGTCGACCCGCATCCAATCGCCAAGGCGCCCAGCGAAATAGATGAACCCGGCGTCGTCACGGTAGGCCAGGTCGCCAGTGTGGTAGATGCCCCCGGCCATCCGTTCGGCCTCGGCGGCGTCGTTGTTGTAGTAGCCGCGGAACCAGCCCCGGCCGGTCGGGTTCACCAGTTCGCCGACGACGCCCGGCGGGCACGGCAATCCGGTCTCGACATCGACGATCGCGACCTCGTCGGTCAGCGGGCCCAGCGCGCCGGCCGGGGTGTCCGGGGTGCGGGCGATGGCGACACCGCCCTCGGTGGACCCGAAACCGTCGACGACGACGACACCGAAGCGCTGTGCGAACCGGTTCAGGTCGCGTGGGGCACCCTCGTTGCCGTACATGAACTTCAGCGGATTGTCGGCGTCGTCCGGCCGGGCCGGGGTGGCCAGGATGTACGACAACGGCTTGCCGACGTAGTTGGCGTAGGTGGCGCCGTAGCGGCGCACGTCCGGCAGGAATCCGGAGGCAGAGAACTTGCGGCGCAACGCAATCGACCCCTGCGCGGCGAGCGCCACGGCCCAGCCCGCCATCACGGCGTTGGAGTGGAACAGTGGCATGGACAGGTAGAACGTGTCGTCGCGCCCGAGGCCGAAACGATCGGCCAGCATCTGGCCCGGGAACGCCACCTTGTCGTGGGTGACCCGGACGGCCTTGGGGTCACCGCTGGTGCCCGAGGTGAAGATCAGCATGAACAGGTCGTCGGGATCGACGTCCGCGAATTGCACCGCGGTGCCGGCGAACCCGGCGAGTTCGGTTGCCCACGAAGCGGATTCGACGTCGATGACGTCGATGCCCGCGGCATCGAGACCGGCTGGGACCAGGTCGGGATTGTCGGCGAGTACCAACTGGCAGTCGGAGCGCTCGGCGTCGCCGACCAGCGCCGCCCCGCGGCGGGTCGGGTTGAGGCCGACCGGAACCAGCCCCGCCAGCGCGGCGGCCACCAGCAGCGACGAGAAGAACGTCGTATTGCTCAGCAGCACACCGATGTGCGGCGGCTTGGCCGGGTCCAGTCGCGCCTTCAGCGCCGCGGCCAACTGTGCGCCCGCGGCGATGTGGTCGGCCCAGCTGGTGAAACCGGCTGGGCCGCCGTCATCTTGTGATGAGTCGTCCGGCGCCGTGGTGCAGTCGTACAACCCGCGGTCGGTGACGTCGACGAGCGGGCGCAGCAGGTCGCTGACGGTGGGCCGGGAGGACATCAGTCGAATCTAGACGGGCGTCTCGGCGAGTTCGCGCCCGATCTGCAGCAGCTGCCCGGTGGCCCCACCGACCGCGAACTCGGTCTGCTTGGCCGCCAGGAAGTAGCGGTGCACGGGGTGATCCATGTCGATGCCGACACCACCGTGTACGTGCACCGCGGTGTGTGCCACCCGGTGTCCGGCCTCGGCGGCCCAGAACGCTGCGGTGTTCACGTCCACCTCGGCGGGCAGGCCCTCGGCCACGCGCCAGGAGGCCTGGGTCAGCGTCAGGCGCAGCGCCTTGACGTCGATGTAGCCGTCGGCCAACCGGGACGACACGGCCTGGAAGCTGCCGATGGGGCGGTCGAACTGCTCGCGCTCGCGGGCGTACAACGCGGTGAGTTCCAGCGCGCGCTCCACCACGCCGAGCTGGAATGCGGTGCGACCCAGGGCATTGTGGAGCTGGAGCCAGGCGAGCACCTCGGCGCCGCCGACGATGCGGTCAGCGGCGACAGTCACGCCCTGCAGATCCAGGTGCGCGACGCTGCCGTGCCCGGTGGTGTCGAGCGAGGTGACGGTGACGCCCGCGTCGGCCGCCGCGACCAGGAAAACCTTGACGCCGGAATCGCTTTCGGCAGGCACCAGGACGGCGTCGGCGACCGGGCCGTAGGCGACCTGGGTGCGGGTACCGGTGAGCTTGTAGCCGGTCTCATCGCTGCCGGTGGCCTGCACCGGGCCCTGACCCATCTCGCCGTCGAGCGCCGGCACGACGATCTTGCTGCCGGCGACCGCCGGGGCGGCCCACTCGGATTGCAGCTCGGACGAACCGAATTCGGCGATGGCGCCGGCGGCCAGGATGGTCGACTCGAGGTACGGCACCGCCGCGAGCTGACGGCCCAGTGCCACGAGCACGGCGGACTGCTCCAGCGGACCGAAACCACCGCCGCCCACCGACTCCGGTGCGGTGGTGGACAGGATGTCGGAATCGATCAGCTTGTCCCACAGCTCACGGTCGAACCGTTCGTCGAGCTTGTCCAGCTCCTTCTGCCGTTCCGGGGTCACCACCGATTCGGTGATGGACCGGACCAGGCCGCCGAGGTCCTCAGATGCTTCGGTTGTCTTGAAATCCATGTCAGTCCTTACCGGTTCACTCGGGGCAGGCCAAGAGCCACCATGCCGATGATGTCGCGCTGAATCTCGTTGGTGCCGCCGCCGAAGGTCAGGATCAGGCAGGACCGGTGCCAGCGCTCGATCCGGCCGCGCAGCAGTGCCCCCGGGGTGTCACGGCGCAGCGTCGCCGAGGTGCCGAGCACCTCCATCAGCAGCCGGTAGGCCTCGGTGGCCAGCTCGGTGCCGTAGACCTTGGCTGCCGATGCGTCGGCGGGGGAGGGCGCGGAGTCGGTGGCCGAGGCCAGCTCCCAGTTGATCAGCTTCAGCACCTCGGCCTTGGCGTGCACCCGGGCCAGGTTCAGCTGCACCCACTCGGAGTCGATCAGGCGCTTGCCGTGGTGGTCCTTGGTGTTCTGGGCCCATTCCCGAACCCCGTCCAGTGCGACGAAGATCGGCTGCGCCGACACCAGGGCCACGCGCTCGTGGTTGAGCTGGTTGGTGACCAGCTTCCAGCCGCCGTGCTCTTCGCCGACCAGGCTGGAGGTCGGGACGCGAACGTCCTGGTAGTAGGTGGCGCTGGTGTCCACACCGGACATGGTGTGCACCGGTGTCCAGGAGAAGCCCTCGGCGGTGGTCGGCACGATCAGCATCGAGATGCCGCGGTGCTTCTTGGCCTCGGGGTTGGTGCGGGCCGCCAGCCAGACGTAGTCGGCGTAGGCGATCAGCGACGTCCACATCTTCTGGCCGTTGATGACGTAGTCGTCACCGTCGCGGACCGCGGTGGTGCGCAGCGACGCCAGGTCGGTGCCGGCACCGGGCTCGGAATAGCCGATGGAGAAGTGCAGCTGGCCCGCGGCGATCTTGGGTAGGAAGAACTTCTTCTGCTCCTCGGTGCCGAAGTGCATGATCGTCGGCGCCACGGAGTTGATGGTCAGGAACGGCACCGGGACGTTGGCGATGGCGGCCTCGTCGTTGAAGATCAGGCCGTCCATCGGCGGGCGGGCCTGGCCGCCGTACTCCTTGGGCCAGCTCAGCGTCAGCCAGCCGTCCTTGCCCATCTGCTCGACGGTCTCGCGGTAGACGTTGCCGCGTCCCATCTCGCCGTCGTTGGACGCCAGCGCCTCGGCGCGCTCCGGGGTCATGAGTTTGGTGAAGTACGAGCGCAGTTCGCGCCGCAGCTCCTCCTGCTCGGGCGTGTAGCCGATCCGCATCGAACTCATCCTTTATCAGTTGAATTGGGGTAGGTCTCTGGTCCGTTTGTCACGTTGCTGGGGCCGCTTTCGTCGACCCGTGCCTATTCAAACTTGTAACACGTTCTAGTCTTGGGGTCCAGAGCGTGCCACACTGGCATCGCCATGGCGGGGTCGTTATGTTGGCCTCACCGTCGAAATCCGGGCTCTCAGGAGGGTGTCATGCGGGTTGAAGTTGATCACGATCGCTGTGAAGGAAACGCGGTTTGCGTGGGAATTGCGCCGGACCTTTTCGATCTCGACGACAACGACTATGCAGTAGTCAAGGCCGATCCGGTGCCTGCCGACCAGGTAGAACTGGCCGAGCAGTCCATCGCGGAATGCCCCCGCGCCGCCCTTCTCCGCAAAGACTAGAGGTATTCATAAATTGACTAGCCAACTGGACTCCACCGACCTCTCCGGCAAGGTGGCCGTGGTCACCGGTGCCGCCGCGGGGCTGGGCCGCGCCGAGGCCATCGGCCTGGCGCAGGCCGGCGCCACCGTCGTGGTGAACGACATGGCCGGCGCGCTGGACAAGTCGGACGTGCTCGCCGAGATCGAGGCCGCCGGCTCCAAGGGGGTTGCGGTGGCCGGCGACATCAGCGCCCGCAGCACCGCCGACGAGCTCGTCGCCACTGCGGACAGCCTGGGCGGGCTCGCCATCGTGGTCAACAACGCGGGCATCACCCGCGACAAGATGCTGTTCAACATGACCGACGAGGACTGGGACGCGGTCATCGCGGTCCACCTGCGCGGCCACTTCCTCCTGACCCGCAACGCCGCGACCTACTGGCGCGCCAAGGCCAAGGAGTCGGCCGACGGCAAGGTGTACGGCCGGATCGTCAACACTTCGTCCGAGGCCGGCCTGGCCGGTCCGGTCGGCCAGGCGAACTACGGTGCCGCCAAGGCCGGTATCACGGCCCTGACCCTGACCGCGGCCCGCGGTCTGGAGCGCTACGGCGTCCGCGCCAATGCGATCGCGCCGCGGGCGCGTACCGCCATGACGGCAGATGTGTTCGGTGCGGCTCCTGGTGAAGGAGAGGTCGACCCGCTGTCCCCGGAACACGTTGTGAAATTGGTGCGGTTCCTTTCCGCGCCCGCGTCGGAAAACGTGAATGGCCAGCTCTTCATCGTTTATGGTCCGACTGTGACCCTGGTAGCAGCCCCGACCGTGGAGAGCCACTTCACAGCGTCGTCCGCTGAGTGGGACATGACACAACTGAGTGCCACGTTGCGCGGATATTTTGCTGACCGCGATCCGGAGCGGAATTTCTCGGCGACTGCCCTGATGGAGTCGAGGGACTGAACGTCCCGGATCGAGTGCTGACGCGGCGTAGAAAGCGCCGCGTCAGCACTAGAACTTGTTACAGTGACGGCAACGTCAAAATATACCCTGAGCTGCGATTATATGTCGTTTCCCAGTGATTTTGCTGTTCTTTTGCCACTGCGAACATGTTCTAGCTACTATGAGCCGGCTCACAAGAGCCATGCATTACAACGTGGTGATCAGGCCGCTGTGGAAGAGGGAAACCCCACTCTTCGCCGTGACTGCTCAGCCCGGACCGAGAATGGAGTCGAAGGTTGATCGAACAGCTTGCGGCTCCGGCCCGGGCCGTCGGCGGGTTCTTCGAAATGGCCCTCGACACATTCACAAAGATGTGGCGTCGCCCTTTTCAATTCCGGGAGTTCTTCGAACAAACCTGGATGATTGCCCGCGTATCGCTCGTGCCGACCCTGCTCGTCGCCATTCCGTTCACCGTGCTGGTCGCCTTCACGCTCAACATCCTGCTGCGTGAGATCGGCGCCGCCGACCTCTCCGGCGCCGGTACCGCGTTCGGCACGGTCACCCAGCTGGGCCCCGTCGTCACGGTGCTGGTGGTCGCCGGCGCCGGCGCCACCGCAATCTGCGCCGACCTGGGTGCCCGCACCATCCGCGAAGAGATCGACGCGATGCGCGTGCTCGGCATCGACCCGATCCAGCGGCTGGTCGTGCCCCGCGTTCTCGCATCGACCTTTGTCGCGGTGCTGCTGAACAACCTGGTGTGCGCCATCGGCATCTCGGGCGGCTACGTCTTCTCCGTCTTCCTGCAGGGCGTCAACCCGGGTTCGTTCATCAACGGCCTGACGGTGCTGACCGGCCTGGCCGAGCTGATGCTGGCCGAGATCAAGGCCGTGCTGTTCGGCCTGCTGGCCGGAATGGTCGGCTGCTACCGCGGCCTCACCGTCAAGGGCGGCCCCAAGGGCGTCGGCATCGCGGTGAACGAGACCGTGGTCTACGCCTTCATCTGCTTGTTCGTCATCAACGTGATCATGACCGCCATCGGCGTCCGAGTACTGGTGAGGTGATCCGGCCATGAGCTACGACGCGACACTCCGATTCAAACGCATGTTCCGGGCACTGCCCGGCATCGTCGACGGCCTCGGCGAGCAGGCCCTGTTCTACGGGGAGTCCTTCCGGTACATCCCCAACGCCCTGACCCGGTACCGCCGCGAGACCATCCGGCTCATCGCCGAGATGACGATGGGCACCGGTGCGCTGGTGATGATCGGCGGCACCGTCGGCGTCGCGGCGTTCATGACGCTGGCCTCCGGTGGCGTCATCGCCGTCCAGGGCTACTCCTCGCTGGGCAACATCGGTATCGAGGCCCTCACCGGCTTCCTGTCGGCCTTCCTCAACGTGCGCATCGTCGCGCCGATCATCGCGGGTATCGCACTGGCCGCCACCATCGGCGCCGGTTGTACCGCCCAGTTGGGTGCCATGCGCGTGGCCGAGGAGATCGACGCCGTCGAATCGATGGCGGTGCACTCGGTGTCGTATCTGGTATCCACCCGCATCATCGCGGGCCTGATCGCCGTCATCCCGCTGTACGCCCTCGCCGTCCTGGCATCGTTCTTCGCGGCGCGGGCCACCACCGTCTACATCAACGGCCAGTCGGCCGGTCTGTACGACCACTACTTCAGCACTTTCATGGTGCCCACTGACCTCTTGTGGTCATTCCTGCAGGCCATCGTCATGTCCGTCGCGGTCATGCTGGTGCACACCTATTACGGCTACAACGCCAGTGGCGGACCCGTCGGCGTGGGTATCGCCGTTGGCCAGGCCGTGCGGACCTCGCTGATCGTGGTCGTCACCATCGTCCTGCTCATCTCCCTGGCCGTGTACGGCGCGTCCGGCAACTTCAACCTCTCCGGATAGGGGGTGCGCGACGATGTCTTCCGGTGGTCCTAAACGCAGCCACGTGAGAATCGCGGCAGCGGTGCTGATCAGCGTCATTCTGGCCGCGGTGGTGTTCACCTATTTGTCGTACACCGCGGCGTTCACGCCCACCGACACCGTCTCGGTCCTGGCGCCCCGCGCCGGTCTGGTCATGGACCCCGATGCCAAGGTCAAGTACCGCGGCATCCAGGTCGGCAAGGTCGAGGCGATCGACTATGCCGGTGACGAGGCGAAGCTGAAGCTGGCCGTCCTGAGCGACCAGATGCGCTACATCCCGTCCAACGCCCGGGTCCGGCTCGGCAGCACGACGGTGTTCGGCGCCAAGTCGGTCGAATTCCTGCCGCCGGAGCATCCGTCGAAGGAGTCGCTGCGTCCCGGTGCGCAGGTGCAGGCCAAGGACGTCCAGATCGAGATGAACACCGTCTTCCAGACGCTGACCGACCTGCTCGACAAGATCGACCCCGTCAGCCTGAACGCCACCGTCACGGCGCTCGGTGAAGGCCTGCGCGGCCACGGCGACGACGCCGGTGCCGCCGTGGCCGGCTTGAGCAAGTACCTGCAGTACTTCAACCCCAAGCTGCCGACGCTGCAGCAGGACCTCAAGGACACCTCGACGGTCGCCGGCATCTACGGCGACGCCGCGCCGGACCTGGCGAAGGTCCTCGACAACGCGCCGACCGTCAGCAAGACGCTGGTCGACGAGAAGGATGACCTGAACGCCGCGCTGCTCGCGTCCACCGGATTCGCCAACAACGCGTACGCGACCATCTCGCCGGCCGCCGACGACTACATCGCCGCCATCCAGCGGCTGCGTGCCCCGCTGAAGGTCCTGGGTGACTACTCACCGGAATTCCCATGTCTCATCCAGGGCCTGTCGAAGGCCGTGGACCGCTACGGCCCGGTGTTCGGTGGCGTCAAGCCGGGCTTGTTCGTCTCGTCGAACTTCTTCCCGGGTGCGCCCAACTACACCTACCCCGAGAGCCTCCCGATGGTGAACGCCTCCGGTGGCCCGAACTGCCGGGGTCTGCCGGACGTCCCGTCGAAGCAGTTCGGCGGTTCGTGGTACCACACGCCCTTCCTGGTGACCGACAACGCCTACATCCCATACGAGCCGAACACCGAGTTGCAGTTCGACGCGCCCTCGACGCTGCAGTTCCTGTTCTCCGGTGCCTACGCAGAGAGGGACCGCTACTGATGTCCGCGAGAGAGTGGGGCCGCCCATGAGACACAAGCGCGAAATGATCAACGTCACGGTGTTCACCGTCGTGATGTTGCTGGTCGCCGCCGGTCTGGTGGTGGTGTTCGGCCAGTTCCGCTTCGCCTCGTCGAACACCTATCACGCCAACTTCGCCGACGCGTCCCGGCTCAAGGCCGGCGAGGACGTCCGTATCGCCGGTGTCCAGGTCGGCTCGGTGAAGAGCGTGAAGCTCAAGAGCGACAACACCGTCGACGTCAAGTTCACGCTGAACGATCGGTACCAGCTGTACACCTCGAGCCGCGCCGTCATCCGCTACCAGAACCTGGTCGGGGACCGGTACATGGAGATCACCTCCGGGCCGGGCGAACTGCGCAAGCTGCCCGCCGGCGGCACCCTTGCCCTCGCCAACACCCAGCCGGCGCTCGACCTCGACGCACTGCTCGGCGGTCTGCGCCCGGTCGTGAAGGGCCTGGACGGCAAGAAGGTCAACGAGATCACCGCCGCCATGATCGAGGCCCTGCAGGGGCAGGGTGGCGCGCTGAGCGACCTGCTGTCCAACACCGGTTCGTTCAGCCAGACGCTGGCCGACCGCGACCAGCTGATCGGCGACACGATCACCAACCTCAACACGGTGCTCGGCACGGTCGACTCCAAGGGCGCCCAGTTCAACACCAGCATCGACCAGTTGCAGCAGCTCATCACGGGCCTCGCCGAGGGACGCGACCCGATCGCCGGTGCCATCGGCCCGCTGGCCTCGGCCGAGAACGACCTGACCGACATGCTGCAGAAGTCGCGGCGCCCGGTGCAGGGCGTCATCGAGAACGCCCGCCCGTTCGCGCAGCGCATGTACGAGCGCCGGGCGGAGGTGAACCCGGTCATCGAGAACCTCGCGGAGGACTACCTGCGACTCAACGCACTCGGTGCCTACGGCGCGTTCTTCAACATCTACTACTGCTCGGTGAAGATCAAGATGAGCGGCCCCGCGGGTAGCGATCTGATCGTGCCGTTCGGTGGTCCCGCGGATCCGTCGAAGGGCAGGTGCTCAGAAAGTGGCTAAGCCGGAAAAAGATCCACTCCGCACCGGCATTCTCGGTGTGTTCATCGTGGTGTGCCTGGTGCTGATCTCGTTCGGCTACACCGGGCTGCCGTTCTGGCCGCAGGGTAAGAACTACTC from Mycolicibacterium phocaicum includes the following:
- a CDS encoding methyltransferase; protein product: MPVANAQKPPPGWLIDGIGRVRDGLGQLRRSVVPANVALFELGQGAWLTQAMYVGAKLGIFDALAAGPASADDIARRVGSHPEATARLMRALAANSLLKRERDGRFALSRLGQALRSDAPGSLAPMLLFIGHPKHWEHWGQLLYSVQTGKTSAEMLRGMPIFEYLENDRDLADVFNNAMTAVSAMAIETLMPAYDFSRFKNIVDVGGGHGALLSAVLQQATDAQGVLFDLPSVVAGAGPVLKAAGVSDRVTVTGGSFFDAVPEGGDAYLLKTIIHDWDEDSALVILRNVRKAIDPDGTLALVELVLPEGTPSHPGMLLDLEMLVAAGGRERTGSEYADLLARAGFRQTRVVQTAGPMSLVEAVPVHD
- a CDS encoding acyl-CoA dehydrogenase family protein — encoded protein: MDFKTTEASEDLGGLVRSITESVVTPERQKELDKLDERFDRELWDKLIDSDILSTTAPESVGGGGFGPLEQSAVLVALGRQLAAVPYLESTILAAGAIAEFGSSELQSEWAAPAVAGSKIVVPALDGEMGQGPVQATGSDETGYKLTGTRTQVAYGPVADAVLVPAESDSGVKVFLVAAADAGVTVTSLDTTGHGSVAHLDLQGVTVAADRIVGGAEVLAWLQLHNALGRTAFQLGVVERALELTALYAREREQFDRPIGSFQAVSSRLADGYIDVKALRLTLTQASWRVAEGLPAEVDVNTAAFWAAEAGHRVAHTAVHVHGGVGIDMDHPVHRYFLAAKQTEFAVGGATGQLLQIGRELAETPV
- a CDS encoding MlaE family ABC transporter permease, whose protein sequence is MSYDATLRFKRMFRALPGIVDGLGEQALFYGESFRYIPNALTRYRRETIRLIAEMTMGTGALVMIGGTVGVAAFMTLASGGVIAVQGYSSLGNIGIEALTGFLSAFLNVRIVAPIIAGIALAATIGAGCTAQLGAMRVAEEIDAVESMAVHSVSYLVSTRIIAGLIAVIPLYALAVLASFFAARATTVYINGQSAGLYDHYFSTFMVPTDLLWSFLQAIVMSVAVMLVHTYYGYNASGGPVGVGIAVGQAVRTSLIVVVTIVLLISLAVYGASGNFNLSG
- a CDS encoding MlaE family ABC transporter permease; amino-acid sequence: MIEQLAAPARAVGGFFEMALDTFTKMWRRPFQFREFFEQTWMIARVSLVPTLLVAIPFTVLVAFTLNILLREIGAADLSGAGTAFGTVTQLGPVVTVLVVAGAGATAICADLGARTIREEIDAMRVLGIDPIQRLVVPRVLASTFVAVLLNNLVCAIGISGGYVFSVFLQGVNPGSFINGLTVLTGLAELMLAEIKAVLFGLLAGMVGCYRGLTVKGGPKGVGIAVNETVVYAFICLFVINVIMTAIGVRVLVR
- a CDS encoding acyl-CoA dehydrogenase family protein: MRIGYTPEQEELRRELRSYFTKLMTPERAEALASNDGEMGRGNVYRETVEQMGKDGWLTLSWPKEYGGQARPPMDGLIFNDEAAIANVPVPFLTINSVAPTIMHFGTEEQKKFFLPKIAAGQLHFSIGYSEPGAGTDLASLRTTAVRDGDDYVINGQKMWTSLIAYADYVWLAARTNPEAKKHRGISMLIVPTTAEGFSWTPVHTMSGVDTSATYYQDVRVPTSSLVGEEHGGWKLVTNQLNHERVALVSAQPIFVALDGVREWAQNTKDHHGKRLIDSEWVQLNLARVHAKAEVLKLINWELASATDSAPSPADASAAKVYGTELATEAYRLLMEVLGTSATLRRDTPGALLRGRIERWHRSCLILTFGGGTNEIQRDIIGMVALGLPRVNR
- the fadD17 gene encoding long-chain-fatty-acid--CoA ligase FadD17, with translation MSSRPTVSDLLRPLVDVTDRGLYDCTTAPDDSSQDDGGPAGFTSWADHIAAGAQLAAALKARLDPAKPPHIGVLLSNTTFFSSLLVAAALAGLVPVGLNPTRRGAALVGDAERSDCQLVLADNPDLVPAGLDAAGIDVIDVESASWATELAGFAGTAVQFADVDPDDLFMLIFTSGTSGDPKAVRVTHDKVAFPGQMLADRFGLGRDDTFYLSMPLFHSNAVMAGWAVALAAQGSIALRRKFSASGFLPDVRRYGATYANYVGKPLSYILATPARPDDADNPLKFMYGNEGAPRDLNRFAQRFGVVVVDGFGSTEGGVAIARTPDTPAGALGPLTDEVAIVDVETGLPCPPGVVGELVNPTGRGWFRGYYNNDAAEAERMAGGIYHTGDLAYRDDAGFIYFAGRLGDWMRVDGENLGTAPIEQVLLRHPDVVEAAVYAIPDPAVGDQVMSALVLLDHAEFSADDFSAFLAAQEDLGPKQWPRFIRVATTLPRTETFKVIKRQLSAEGTDCADPVFAIAR
- a CDS encoding MCE family protein, with product MSSGGPKRSHVRIAAAVLISVILAAVVFTYLSYTAAFTPTDTVSVLAPRAGLVMDPDAKVKYRGIQVGKVEAIDYAGDEAKLKLAVLSDQMRYIPSNARVRLGSTTVFGAKSVEFLPPEHPSKESLRPGAQVQAKDVQIEMNTVFQTLTDLLDKIDPVSLNATVTALGEGLRGHGDDAGAAVAGLSKYLQYFNPKLPTLQQDLKDTSTVAGIYGDAAPDLAKVLDNAPTVSKTLVDEKDDLNAALLASTGFANNAYATISPAADDYIAAIQRLRAPLKVLGDYSPEFPCLIQGLSKAVDRYGPVFGGVKPGLFVSSNFFPGAPNYTYPESLPMVNASGGPNCRGLPDVPSKQFGGSWYHTPFLVTDNAYIPYEPNTELQFDAPSTLQFLFSGAYAERDRY
- a CDS encoding MCE family protein, with the protein product MRHKREMINVTVFTVVMLLVAAGLVVVFGQFRFASSNTYHANFADASRLKAGEDVRIAGVQVGSVKSVKLKSDNTVDVKFTLNDRYQLYTSSRAVIRYQNLVGDRYMEITSGPGELRKLPAGGTLALANTQPALDLDALLGGLRPVVKGLDGKKVNEITAAMIEALQGQGGALSDLLSNTGSFSQTLADRDQLIGDTITNLNTVLGTVDSKGAQFNTSIDQLQQLITGLAEGRDPIAGAIGPLASAENDLTDMLQKSRRPVQGVIENARPFAQRMYERRAEVNPVIENLAEDYLRLNALGAYGAFFNIYYCSVKIKMSGPAGSDLIVPFGGPADPSKGRCSESG
- a CDS encoding LpqN/LpqT family lipoprotein — protein: MRTSAITGLVAAATALSVVLAGCDSGKDASASSDTATSAAPTAADAGNKPAADGPNPTIASYIKDHKITEQQVHRTDPGEPKVDLPKPDGWRASGDDNPPWAYDSIIYTGPVDAANYAPSVVALLSKLTGDVDAKALMATAPGEIQNLPGFTPSGPGTETKVRNYPAYRIAGTWVSDGKTKFVAQQTVVFPSDGATYVLQLNADGAADQTPIIQAATDVVAQQVKITP
- a CDS encoding 3-oxoacyl-ACP reductase is translated as MTSQLDSTDLSGKVAVVTGAAAGLGRAEAIGLAQAGATVVVNDMAGALDKSDVLAEIEAAGSKGVAVAGDISARSTADELVATADSLGGLAIVVNNAGITRDKMLFNMTDEDWDAVIAVHLRGHFLLTRNAATYWRAKAKESADGKVYGRIVNTSSEAGLAGPVGQANYGAAKAGITALTLTAARGLERYGVRANAIAPRARTAMTADVFGAAPGEGEVDPLSPEHVVKLVRFLSAPASENVNGQLFIVYGPTVTLVAAPTVESHFTASSAEWDMTQLSATLRGYFADRDPERNFSATALMESRD
- a CDS encoding ferredoxin, giving the protein MRVEVDHDRCEGNAVCVGIAPDLFDLDDNDYAVVKADPVPADQVELAEQSIAECPRAALLRKD